The window GCTTACATAGCTGCCAAGCATGGCATCGTTGGTTTGACTAAGAATGTCGGCTATACGTATGCCAAATCGGGTATCCGTTTGCAACGCAATTGCTTCTGGTGGAGTTCGTACAAATATTGGCAGTTCTATGGGCAATATTGATATGGCGGGTATGCAGACGTTCAGGGAAGGTTCGAGCACACAACGAAGTGAAGCGGTCGATCCGAGTGAGATTGCAACCGTTGCGCTATTCCTTGCTACTGAAGATTCCCGTTTTGTTAACGGGGCCGTGATCGCTGCTGACGGTGGCTGGACGGCATATTAGAGAAATGGAGGGGAATGGCGCGCTGTTGCGCGCTAAACCCTTCTTTTTCATTAAAGGGGGAAATATATGCTTAAACTGTTTCGGGAGCTTCGAGCTTTTCGATGTTTGATTGTACTCGTCATCATGCTGACCGTTATCCAAACAGGGGCTGAACTCATCCTACCGACCTTGATGGCGACTATTGTAGATACGGGGATTGTCAACCAAGATCTACATAAGATCTATGAGTTAGGGAGCTATATGGTTATCATAGCGCTCGTTGCTGCTGCATGTTCGGTTATTTCCAGTTATTGGGCTGCAACGATTTCGGCAGGAGTTGGAAGCACATTGCGCGAGAAAATTTATACCAAGGTACAAGGTCTTGGATTGTCATCTTTTCATGAAATTGGTGCTTCATCACTAATTATGCGGACGACGAATGACGTGACACAAGTCCAGATGGTTCTTCGGATTATGCTATAGAAGCTAACTTGATGATAAGCGGTTGTGGCATTTTTTATTATAACGATATAAGTTCAAGTGACAACATTGGGCCATCAGTTGATGGAGGGGACAAGAGTAATGTAAAAGTTAAGAGTTGGGAAAGTAACCAATCGAAAACCATCATTTATTTAAATCTGCCAAGGCAACTAGCCATGGCTTTTTTTCTTGTTTATGTTGTAATATCAAAAACGCTGATGTAGCAAGAAGACATATTCTGGTTCATGGGAAAGGCCCTAAACAGCGTCTGGTGTATATAAGTAATATCATGCGGAAGTACATGAGAAGGTATGAAGCATTAAAGCAGGAACGATTCAAAAAACGGTTACTGGATGAAATTGAGGATTATTTTTTCCTAGACCAATCTGCTGTAAGATTGTCTCGCTCCCGCATCAATAAGGTTTTGAAAGAATTTGAAGTGGTTTTACGGACAAATTGACTGAATTACAAATTAGCTTTGAAGGGCACTTTCGGATCGGGCGGCGTAACAGGCGGAAATGCGAATCCTAAATCAGTTTCCGATGGCGCCGCAGGTCAAAGATAGTTCGCAGCCCGCAGGGTTTGGAAACGGAGGAAAGAGCGGTCATGATGCCCCTAATTCCGGATCTGTGTTTGGGGAAGATTTATTACCTCTAACCCGAAGGCAAAGAAGCGCGTGCTGATTGATGAGGCAAGGCAGCAGATCGCATACAAATCCATGATGTCGTGGCTCAAGGTTCTTTCCCTTCAGGGGAAAAGGATATAAGTTCTTGTCTTTTATCGATTTATGTTCTTGTCCTCCTCCGACATTATGGTCATCTTATTTCGAAAAGATACGAAATGTGGAAACCGATATACGGTGAGCGTGCTGAGGTTGATGAAAGCCTCGAAGAGGCAACAATCTGCGTGGAAAACGACTTTGGGAGGATTATGGAAATCCGTTTGCGTGCTTATTCTGAGGGAACAGCTTTTCAATACTTTATACCTGAGCAGGATAAACTGAAGGATTTTACAATTACTCAGGAAGATACAGGTTTTACTTTCCTCAAAGGAAGTATGTCATGGGAAGAGCATGGAGTAGAAGGAGATTTTTGTGTAGACCATCATTTCCAATATGTTCTTTTTAATGGAGGCTGGTACGGATCGCTTGATTCGGCAAATAAAGCAATCGATCCTAAAAGATTGGGGGATAGCAGGCATTAAATTAGGGTTTGTTAAAGTACAAGAGTGGACGCGATGGCGATTATACGCTTTGCTATTTTGATAAACGATTGAAAGTGACGCATGCACATATGCTGGCAAGGGGCGTTATTGTGTATAGTCCGATACAGATGATGTTCTGGTATGATAAGCCATCGGATTGGAAGGGCGAACAGGAGATAGAATTCTGGGAGAAGCTTCCAGTCAGTCCTCCGATCCTGAATATTTGTTACAATTGAAAAGTTATAAATAGATGGCTGCTCCTCCCGAGCTTTCCAATTGAAACTCGAGAATTGTATCTTTGGTGACTTCAGTAGAGCCTATCTCGACCTTTGTACGTGTATCAAGTTCCGATACATCTTCATAAATCTGTGCGGCATATTGCATCACATCAACCAGATAATGTAGCGGAATTTTCGCATTACGAGCTTTCTCATTAGTAATGCAACCGATAAACCATTCGTTTCCCTTGCGTCATTCATTGGTTGCATATTCTCCGATTTCCCCTGATATTCCAATTGACTCATACCATACGACTACCGATGTTAATTTAAGCGACTCATCAGCTTTCCCTTCATATCCGTCGTTTCTATGAGTCATAAAGCTTGCTCTATCTGTTTGTCCCCCTTTGAAGACTTTCTAGGAGGATTAATTGTGGGAGCCTTAACTGGTATGTTTACCGACCTTATATTGGGGGAATTCTATTGTTCGCCGCTCACTTTACCGAGATTGTACATGCTGTCCGGGATATCCCGGATGAGAGATTCTTGTATCAGGCCATACAACTGGCGGCAGCACAGGCACTTGGCCGAATATACGATTTCAAAAAAGGCATTCCCGTTATTGTGGAGGGGGGCATTCATTTCGGTACGAATATTGAGCAAACAAGGAGACTAGTGCAACTGTTCCCCGCTGCAAAGCTAATACATGCCGTTCGGGATCCGGTCATTGCATTCGCATCTGCAATGAATTATCAGCTTCGTTCGGGCCATGCCACGGTTTATAATCTCTGTTATCAGCTATATTCATTATTTCAGGCAGTTCCAGCTTACGAACAATGGATCGAACGTACATATGTGGTCCGGCTAGAAGATTTGCATACTCGTTCCTTGGAAACCTTGCAACTAATTTGTGGTTGTCTTGACATCGGATGGAGCGATACGCTGCTTATCAGCACATTTGGAGGTAAGAAATGGTGGAACACATTAACATCGGAGGTATTGTCGGGGTTCACCACACGAACGATCTCCAAGACCTACGATGAGCTATTGACACAATTCGATAAGTTACGTTTTCGAATCATGCTAAGAAGTAAGTATGATTCATGGGGCTATCCAATCAACGATGAAACTGAAACTTTGGAAAAGCCCATAGAAGATCTGCTTGAATTGCCGTTTGCATTCGAGAAAGAGTACGCAAGGGATGAGTTGACGCTGAAAGCAAAAAACAAGATCATCCGTAAGTTGCTTAGAAAGCAGATGAGCATTCAAATTCCTTATGAGAGGAAAGTGCACGTGTTGTCACCTGAAATGTTGGTATCGATATGAATAGCGGTCATGTGTATTGGATAACAGGATTGGCAGGAGCAGGAAAAACGACGATAGGCAAGCTTCTCAAGCAGGAGCTACTATTGCTCGGACGTCCAGTCATTCTACTCGATGGAGATATGTTGCGTGAAGCCTTTGGCCATGATCTCGGCTATTCGTTGGAGGGTTACGGATAGTCTCAACAATTATGAATATTTTGATTGTTTTGACCAACTCATTTCATTCATTTTCTCACTAATTATGAAACCGTAGCTTGATATATCAAGGTTTTTAACATCTAAATTCTCAATAAATATGACGCCACACATTTTCTTTTTTGTGTGTTTGTTGTCATAATTTTTGAAAAAATTTTCAGAATTAGTGAGGATAGATTCTCAAAATTGTTGAGAAATCTATAATAATGCATTAACATACAGGAAGTAGTTTATCCAAGTCTTCAAAAGTAGAGTTATTAAACCAATTACGAGACATGTGGAGTGCTATTCACTCTAAGTTTGGAACGGATAAAGGGAAGTAACGGTGGAAGCCCTTCTCATGAAGAGCTTTTGTTTTGATGTGAACACTCAGGAAGGCAAATCATCCGTAACAAATTTCTAATTCAATCGTTAGTACTAGTAAGGCTATTTTACTTCATAGGAGCGTCTGAAGGACCATGATAAAGAAAGAACTCGCACATATTCGCAAGCAGCTTAAGTTGGATCACGACA is drawn from Paenibacillus sp. V4I7 and contains these coding sequences:
- a CDS encoding ABC transporter transmembrane domain-containing protein, which codes for MLKLFRELRAFRCLIVLVIMLTVIQTGAELILPTLMATIVDTGIVNQDLHKIYELGSYMVIIALVAAACSVISSYWAATISAGVGSTLREKIYTKVQGLGLSSFHEIGASSLIMRTTNDVTQVQMVLRIML
- a CDS encoding adenylyl-sulfate kinase, with product MNSGHVYWITGLAGAGKTTIGKLLKQELLLLGRPVILLDGDMLREAFGHDLGYSLEGYG
- a CDS encoding glycoside hydrolase family 97 N-terminal domain-containing protein, with the protein product MWKPIYGERAEVDESLEEATICVENDFGRIMEIRLRAYSEGTAFQYFIPEQDKLKDFTITQEDTGFTFLKGSMSWEEHGVEGDFCVDHHFQYVLFNGGWYGSLDSANKAIDPKRLGDSRH
- a CDS encoding sulfotransferase, producing the protein MFAAHFTEIVHAVRDIPDERFLYQAIQLAAAQALGRIYDFKKGIPVIVEGGIHFGTNIEQTRRLVQLFPAAKLIHAVRDPVIAFASAMNYQLRSGHATVYNLCYQLYSLFQAVPAYEQWIERTYVVRLEDLHTRSLETLQLICGCLDIGWSDTLLISTFGGKKWWNTLTSEVLSGFTTRTISKTYDELLTQFDKLRFRIMLRSKYDSWGYPINDETETLEKPIEDLLELPFAFEKEYARDELTLKAKNKIIRKLLRKQMSIQIPYERKVHVLSPEMLVSI